The proteins below come from a single Bactrocera dorsalis isolate Fly_Bdor chromosome 5, ASM2337382v1, whole genome shotgun sequence genomic window:
- the LOC105226828 gene encoding LOW QUALITY PROTEIN: Ig-like and fibronectin type-III domain-containing protein 1 (The sequence of the model RefSeq protein was modified relative to this genomic sequence to represent the inferred CDS: inserted 2 bases in 1 codon), translating into NWLVHSYLAVSLQELTTNETSIALTNLEPHALYRIMVVTRGRYGTALPSSMLLINTTEDENVTNKNNTYGASSSPHSLSITSHSATWMQLTWQPPEYSHPHEKITYRVYHKPMKSEKFNKIETKVAWLRMSNLKPSSQHILYVEAIGEHATSLPSETLVAWTDPALPAFVDPPTVHPADNIPEGGSMTILCLALGNPAPTISLYVGGHLVRQDTSRHMVTVIHNVTADMEHISCYADNGYGVPMQATRRVNICYAPKITAAGITVASLGDEVELRCTVDAKPTPKTIFWRDHDGRVPVIQGGHFDISTKMNESHTNLYTMSLRINKMLATDVGDYFCHAENAFGSATSAVSVRIRTTPALGRNVSECCRQMNVSMACRAACSYYVDIEAIADKPECIVDFDKLMKCAADGSDHRSCCADANVPRKCLNWCRGDSVRSKEICSLQYSRTIVGCFEMNRDKLPGPPENIAVSVVSDNEVMIRWDXQKNSNVVEGYRIFYHEAAILAGDSSESSGDGMTYNATTLQNTTEIRRLDVKETTVNINGLKKDVLYELVVKAGNSFGASILTEPVKFTLGDHHVTSATTYSNAVGTISGIVASILAVLLAAAAIVFYRRHRARNGKAGNGVAFENPTYTRGLEQVQLPTVTSAITHAGTTAQSAQRDGIVNDANADAHTQCNEVNPTIYEELKLGQEGAGFKKLVP; encoded by the exons AATTGGTTGGTACATTCATATTTGGCCGTCTCTCTACAGGAATTGACCACAAACGAGACCAGCATCGCGCTGACGAATTTGGAGCCGCACGCATTGTATCGCATTATGGTGGTGACGCGCGGACGTTACGGTACAGCGTTGCCATCTTCAATGTTGCTGATCAATACAACCGAGGATGAGAATG TCACAAACAAGAATAATACCTATGGTGCATCCTCGTCGCCCCACTCGCTGTCGATTACATCACACAGCGCGACCTGGATGCAATTGACTTGGCAGCCACCAGAATATTCGCATCCGCATGAGAAGATTACCTACAG AGTCTACCACAAACCCATGAAATCGGAGAAGTTCAACAAAATCGAAACTAAAGTAGCATGGCTCCGTATGAGCAACCTCAAACCCAGCTCACAACACATACTCTACGTCGAAGCAATTGGTGAGCATGCGACATCTCTGCCCTCCGAGACGCTGGTGGCTTGGACCGATCCAGCGTTGCCAGCATTCGTTGAT CCGCCAACAGTACACCCTGCAGATAACATACCCGAAGGCGGTTCGATGACTATACTCTGCTTAGCTTTGGGTAATCCGGCGCCAACTATTTCACTGTACGTCGGTGGACATTTGGTGCGTCAGGATACGTCACGACACATGGTTACAGTTATACACAATGTCACCGCTGACATGGAGCATATATCCTGCTATGCAGACAATGGTTATGGTGTGCCTATGCAGGCCACAAGAAGAGTCAATATTTGCT ATGCACCAAAAATTACCGCCGCCGGCATCACCGTCGCCTCGTTGGGCGATGAGGTCGAGCTGCGTTGCACAGTCGATGCGAAACCGACACCAAAGACGATCTTCTGGCGTGATCATGATGGCCGCGTGCCCGTCATACAGGGTGGTCACTTCGATATCTCAACCAAAATGAATGAATCACATACAAATCTCTACACAATGTCGCTGCGCATCAATAAAATGTTGGCGACGGATGTAGGCGATTACTTCTGTCATGCGGAAAATGCCTTCGGCTCCGCCACGTCGGCGGTTTCGGTGCGCATACGCACCACACCCGCGCTGGGACGTAATGTCTCCGAGTGCTGTCGTCAAATGAATGTATCCATGGCCTGCCGTGCCGCTTGCAGCTATTACGTCGACATCGAGGCGATCGCCGACAAACCCGAGTGTATTGTGGACTTTGATAAGCTGATGAAATGCGCGGCGGACGGTTCGGATCACCGCAGCTGTTGTGCGGATGCGAACGTGCCGAGAAAGTGTTTGAATTGGTGTCGCGGTGATTCGGTGCGTTCGAAGGAGATCTGCAGTCTGCAATACTCACGCACAATTGTTGGCTGCTTTGAAATGAACAGGGATAAGCTGCCGGGACCACCGGAGAATATTGCTGTCAGCGTTGTGTCGGACAATGAGGTGATGATTAG ATGGGA GCAAAAGAACTCGAATGTGGTCGAAGGTTATCGGATATTTTACCATGAGGCGGCCATACTTGCAGGCGACTCGAGTGAGTCCAGCGGTGATGGCATGACCTACAATGCAACAACACTGCAAAATACCACCGAAATTAGACGCCTCGATGTGAAGGAGACCACGGTGAATATAAATGGTTTGAAGAAGGATGTGCTCTATGAGCTGGTGGTGAAAGCTGGCAATTCTTTTG gCGCCAGCATTCTCACCGAACCAGTTAAATTCACGCTCGGCGATCATCACGTCACCTCAGCGACGACATATTCAAATGCTGTCGGCACCATCAGTGGCATTGTGGCCAGCATTCTGGCTGTGCTATTAGCAGCAGCGGCCATTGTGTTTTATCGGCGTCATCGCGCACGTAACGGTAAGGCTGGTAATGGTGTGGCTTTCGAAAATCCAACATACACGCGCGGTCTGGAGCAAGTTCAG ctGCCCACAGTGACATCGGCCATTACGCATGCCGGCACCACCGCCCAATCGGCGCAACGTGATGGCATCGTCAACGATGCGAACGCGGACGCGCACACACAATGCAACGAAGTAAATCCGACAATTTACGAAGAGCTCAAACTTGGCCAAGAAGGTGCTGGATTCAAGAAACTTGTGCCATAA